The following proteins are co-located in the Microbulbifer sp. VAAF005 genome:
- a CDS encoding linear amide C-N hydrolase, with the protein MKRISCFSKAINSVMVFVVVVLCLLEPRSSIACTRILYETGDKTYITARSMDWSDTDAAMAFWVFPQGMERNGGLGPKSITWTSKFGSIVISIYDAATTDGLNEKGLVGNLLYLAEADYGSAADRGKPTISVGAWLQYILDNYATVNAAVKGLKSDPFTVVGADLPNGRPASAHIAISDPSGDSAIFEYLDGVLKIHHGKQFTVMTNSPPYDQQLAINSYWNSIGGQNFLPGTISAADRFVRASYALKTSPEYKKYRDALASAFSQIRAVSVPLGMDDPDKPNIASTLWRSVIDQKSSRYYFDSVISPSVIWLDMDSVAIEPGSKVMTMKLDTPMDTGGEVASKLSPSEPFKFLAPGS; encoded by the coding sequence GTGAAAAGGATTTCATGTTTTTCTAAAGCTATAAACTCCGTTATGGTTTTTGTTGTTGTAGTGCTGTGCCTACTCGAGCCCAGGTCTTCGATTGCTTGTACCCGAATACTCTATGAAACTGGTGATAAGACCTATATTACTGCCCGTAGCATGGACTGGAGTGATACCGATGCAGCTATGGCATTTTGGGTTTTCCCTCAGGGGATGGAGCGCAATGGTGGCTTAGGCCCAAAATCTATTACTTGGACATCGAAGTTTGGCTCAATTGTTATCAGCATTTACGATGCAGCTACAACTGATGGGCTCAATGAAAAGGGCCTCGTAGGCAACCTTTTATACTTGGCTGAGGCAGATTATGGGAGTGCTGCCGATAGGGGTAAGCCGACTATCTCTGTTGGGGCCTGGTTGCAATACATCCTGGATAACTACGCAACGGTTAATGCTGCGGTAAAGGGGTTAAAGAGTGATCCATTCACCGTGGTTGGCGCAGATCTTCCCAATGGGAGACCCGCAAGTGCGCATATTGCAATTTCAGATCCCAGCGGTGATTCCGCTATTTTTGAATATCTTGACGGTGTGCTAAAGATCCATCACGGTAAGCAGTTTACGGTAATGACTAATTCACCACCTTATGATCAGCAGCTGGCAATCAACTCCTATTGGAATTCAATTGGAGGCCAAAACTTTCTACCGGGTACAATTAGTGCGGCGGACAGGTTTGTACGGGCGAGTTATGCTTTAAAAACATCACCAGAATATAAAAAGTATCGCGATGCATTAGCATCCGCATTCTCCCAAATTCGTGCTGTCAGCGTGCCGCTGGGAATGGATGATCCCGATAAACCCAATATAGCCTCAACATTGTGGCGGTCGGTTATTGATCAAAAAAGTAGCCGCTACTATTTCGACTCTGTTATTAGTCCATCAGTAATTTGGCTGGATATGGATAGTGTTGCTATTGAGCCGGGATCTAAAGTAATGACAATGAAATTAGATACTCCAATGGATACTGGTGGGGAAGTGGCATCTAAGTTGAGTCCTTCAGAACCCTTTAAGTTCCTCGCTCCAGGTAGCTGA
- a CDS encoding aminoacyl-histidine dipeptidase, with translation MSNIAELNPAPLWAHFSKLCEIPRPSKHEDRVVEHIVNFAKARGLGVQLDEIGNIVIKKPATPGMENRKTLALQSHVDMVPQKNADTEHDFLTDSIKPYVDGDWVTAEGTTLGADNGIGVAAILALMESTDIPHPALEALLTIDEEAGMTGAKNLKPGYFEADLLLNLDTEDEGELYIGCAGGVDVNVSLPYTPEAILPGAEAVKLSVRGLRGGHSGLDIDKGRGNANKIANRIIHAALTQVPELRIASLDGGSLRNAIPRESFTTLVVPSVAVDKVQEIVRSESAQIARELDNEAALDITLEATETPANTLDADSQLTLIRAIRCCPNGVERMSTALEGIAESSNNLARVVTMEENGEHRVKIQCLVRSLSDSARDQHGLNVAATFQLAGAETTLDNDYPGWTPNPDSPLLAMMKDVYKDMTGEEAEVKVIHAGLECGLLAKPYPNWDMVSFGPTIRRAHSPEEKVHIQSVANFWDYFIKVVQAIPTRD, from the coding sequence ATGAGCAATATTGCTGAATTGAACCCAGCTCCACTGTGGGCACACTTTTCCAAGCTCTGTGAAATTCCACGCCCATCCAAGCATGAAGACCGCGTAGTGGAGCATATCGTTAACTTCGCTAAAGCACGCGGCCTAGGCGTTCAGCTGGATGAAATCGGCAATATTGTTATCAAGAAGCCGGCCACTCCAGGGATGGAAAACCGCAAGACACTGGCCTTGCAGAGCCATGTGGATATGGTGCCACAGAAGAATGCCGACACTGAGCACGACTTTCTCACCGACTCAATCAAACCCTACGTGGATGGAGACTGGGTAACTGCGGAAGGCACCACGCTCGGCGCAGACAATGGTATTGGTGTTGCCGCAATCCTGGCCCTGATGGAATCTACTGATATTCCCCACCCCGCCTTGGAAGCCCTGCTGACAATTGACGAAGAAGCGGGCATGACCGGCGCCAAGAATCTTAAGCCTGGCTATTTTGAAGCTGACCTGCTCCTCAACCTGGATACTGAAGATGAAGGCGAGCTGTATATCGGCTGTGCCGGCGGTGTCGACGTCAATGTCAGCCTGCCCTATACGCCAGAAGCGATCCTGCCCGGTGCCGAAGCAGTAAAACTCTCTGTTCGCGGTCTCCGTGGCGGGCATTCAGGCTTGGATATCGACAAAGGCCGGGGCAATGCCAACAAGATCGCAAACCGCATTATCCACGCCGCTCTAACCCAGGTCCCCGAGCTGCGTATTGCCAGCCTGGATGGCGGTAGCCTGCGCAATGCGATTCCCCGCGAATCCTTCACAACCCTGGTTGTGCCTTCAGTAGCGGTCGATAAAGTACAGGAAATTGTAAGAAGCGAAAGCGCTCAAATTGCCCGTGAACTGGACAACGAAGCGGCACTGGATATCACCCTGGAAGCTACCGAAACTCCAGCCAACACCCTGGACGCAGATAGCCAATTGACCCTTATTCGCGCAATCCGCTGCTGCCCCAATGGTGTTGAGCGAATGAGCACTGCTCTCGAAGGCATTGCTGAGTCATCCAACAACCTGGCCCGTGTTGTAACAATGGAGGAGAACGGTGAGCATCGAGTAAAAATCCAATGTCTTGTACGCAGCCTCTCTGACAGTGCCCGCGACCAACACGGCCTCAATGTCGCCGCCACCTTCCAGCTGGCAGGTGCAGAAACAACACTGGACAACGACTACCCTGGCTGGACACCAAATCCCGATTCACCGCTGCTGGCGATGATGAAGGATGTCTATAAAGATATGACTGGCGAGGAAGCTGAAGTAAAAGTCATTCACGCCGGCCTGGAGTGCGGATTGCTGGCCAAGCCCTACCCCAACTGGGATATGGTTTCCTTTGGCCCAACTATTCGCCGCGCTCACTCTCCTGAAGAGAAAGTACATATCCAGAGTGTCGCCAATTTCTGGGATTACTTTATTAAAGTGGTCCAGGCAATTCCCACTCGCGACTAA
- a CDS encoding VOC family protein: MNSIGRLVILVNNYEEAIAFYRDKLGFEVFIDSQAAPHRFVHIRLPAQKDMGIWLLQATSESQQKKVGAQTTGQPCAVIYTDNFDREYKKLAKNGVHFSKPPTSEGGAEFAHFEDLYGNEFILVELQKETVE; encoded by the coding sequence ATGAACTCAATTGGCAGACTGGTAATCCTAGTCAACAACTATGAAGAAGCTATTGCCTTTTATCGTGACAAATTGGGGTTTGAAGTATTTATTGACTCTCAAGCAGCACCGCATCGATTTGTTCATATTCGACTTCCGGCACAAAAAGATATGGGTATATGGTTACTTCAGGCAACTTCTGAAAGCCAGCAAAAGAAAGTGGGAGCACAAACTACAGGGCAGCCTTGTGCCGTTATTTATACAGATAATTTTGACAGAGAATATAAAAAACTTGCAAAAAATGGCGTTCACTTCAGCAAGCCACCCACTTCTGAAGGGGGTGCAGAGTTTGCCCACTTTGAAGATCTCTACGGCAACGAATTTATTTTAGTTGAACTACAAAAAGAAACCGTAGAGTAA
- a CDS encoding polysaccharide deacetylase family protein, with protein sequence MHTRNLEGYAGRPPHPRWPDQARIAIQFVLNLEEGSESTKLNGDTQSESYLHELPGRPARVGGRDFSVESMYEYGSRAGVWRLLDIFNTCNVPLTVFATGQALELNPVLALALVEAGHEIAGHGYRWIDYKDTPKGREKHDIQLTVKIIEQLTARPPFGWYTGRVSSHTRSLVREIDGLLYTSDSYSDDLPFWEQKSDSLVVIPYTLVNNDIQYLLPSGCTTADDFFLLLKGAFDQLWREGSVSPKLMSVGLHGRVSGHPARAAGVYRFLKYIQGFEPIWLCRRNEVAQHWISNFSTAR encoded by the coding sequence ATGCACACGAGAAATTTGGAGGGTTACGCTGGGCGCCCGCCTCATCCCCGCTGGCCTGATCAGGCCCGCATTGCAATTCAGTTTGTCTTGAATTTAGAGGAGGGATCAGAATCCACCAAGCTAAACGGCGATACCCAATCTGAATCTTACCTGCATGAACTTCCTGGCAGGCCTGCACGGGTTGGAGGGCGGGATTTCAGTGTAGAGAGTATGTATGAGTATGGTTCTCGCGCTGGCGTCTGGCGGCTTCTCGATATCTTTAATACTTGCAACGTACCTTTAACAGTTTTTGCTACCGGTCAGGCGTTAGAGCTTAATCCGGTTTTAGCGCTGGCCCTGGTTGAAGCGGGACATGAGATTGCTGGCCATGGATACCGGTGGATTGATTATAAAGATACTCCTAAGGGTCGAGAAAAACACGATATTCAGCTCACTGTTAAGATAATCGAGCAGTTAACCGCTAGGCCTCCGTTTGGATGGTATACAGGCCGGGTAAGCTCCCATACTAGATCATTGGTACGGGAAATTGATGGATTACTGTATACGTCAGATTCCTACAGTGATGATTTACCATTCTGGGAACAGAAATCAGATTCATTGGTGGTGATTCCCTACACCTTGGTGAATAACGATATTCAGTACCTGCTGCCCAGTGGGTGCACGACTGCCGATGATTTCTTTTTATTGCTAAAAGGCGCTTTCGATCAGCTTTGGCGGGAAGGGAGCGTGAGTCCTAAGTTGATGAGTGTTGGACTACATGGGCGAGTCAGCGGCCACCCTGCCAGGGCTGCTGGAGTTTATCGTTTCTTGAAATATATCCAGGGATTCGAACCCATTTGGCTTTGTCGCCGCAACGAGGTAGCGCAACATTGGATCTCCAATTTCTCTACCGCTAGATAA
- a CDS encoding GNAT family N-acetyltransferase, with protein sequence MHESFTVREMTRKEVELLVDWAALEGWNPGLHDAEIFWKTDPEAYIAAEVRGDLIGGGAITAYGDDFGFMGFFIVRPEFRGHGFGNRLWYIRRDRLKTRLRPDASIGMDGVFAMQDYYGRGGFNFSHRNLRYRVELSAFEGVSAQCPDEIIPLSEVSLDQIIAYDRTCFPASRRVFLKAWISQPEALSLGYVQFGSLCGYGVIRRCRNGCKVGPLFANSYKVADMLLKRLVSFADDGPIFLDVPENNPAAMSLAKHYGMEEVFGCARMYLGPMPDIARDRIFGVTTFELG encoded by the coding sequence ATGCATGAATCATTTACTGTTCGGGAGATGACACGTAAAGAAGTGGAATTACTGGTTGACTGGGCTGCACTTGAAGGCTGGAATCCGGGGTTGCACGATGCAGAAATTTTCTGGAAAACAGATCCAGAAGCTTACATTGCGGCGGAAGTTCGGGGTGACTTGATCGGAGGAGGGGCAATTACTGCGTACGGTGATGATTTCGGTTTTATGGGATTCTTTATCGTTAGGCCTGAATTCAGAGGTCATGGGTTTGGTAACAGGCTTTGGTATATCCGACGGGACCGCTTAAAAACCCGGTTGAGGCCTGATGCAAGCATCGGTATGGATGGGGTATTTGCGATGCAGGATTACTATGGCCGCGGCGGTTTTAACTTCTCCCATCGGAATCTCCGTTATCGAGTCGAACTTTCTGCTTTTGAGGGTGTGAGTGCTCAATGCCCTGATGAAATTATCCCGCTTAGTGAAGTTTCTTTGGATCAAATAATTGCTTACGACAGGACCTGCTTTCCCGCAAGTAGACGGGTATTTCTGAAAGCATGGATTTCCCAGCCAGAGGCTCTGAGTTTGGGCTATGTCCAATTTGGAAGTCTTTGTGGCTATGGTGTAATCAGGCGTTGCCGCAATGGATGTAAAGTCGGTCCTCTGTTTGCAAATAGCTATAAAGTGGCAGATATGTTGTTGAAGCGACTGGTCTCATTTGCAGATGATGGACCTATCTTTCTGGATGTGCCGGAAAATAATCCTGCGGCTATGTCGCTGGCCAAGCACTATGGAATGGAGGAAGTTTTTGGCTGCGCAAGGATGTACCTGGGGCCAATGCCGGATATTGCGCGGGATCGAATTTTTGGTGTAACGACATTTGAGCTGGGTTGA
- a CDS encoding VacB/RNase II family 3'-5' exoribonuclease, with protein sequence MLNADALKQLSQLKTDIRSSKEFAEGRVRGSNGKFGFVELDDGREAFLPPNEMERVFPGDRVRVSLSEENKGKLAAELDALIDSQLDYLVGQYVQRGQGHFIQPTQNGLSRWIFLPPKARGKAQPGEFIACKVNRHPFKDGRAQAKVETVIGKPDMPGIEHAYVVAQFKLPEQFGAAAQKQADTIAEKLTTVTGERTELSELGFATIDAETTRDMDDALAVSSRDGGWTLHIAIADPSSLIDENSPLDKEAFNRAHSQYLPGETLPMLPRNLCENLFSLVPGELRPALVIHIDIDSDGTIGNSRYEFAAIRSQHKLSYEQVSRFIEGDDSAVPQEQQDSLRNLAAIYEARAAYRASHSLAMEDRPDYEIRLNDQRKIERIEKQERNIAQRMVEEAMLATNISMGGKLAEIEQGCFSVHLGFREERMGEVRSLLKELLPEHAEADLGQLEHYLALVKHLENHEEPQMNNLLAVLKRMLRPGQLDNKVGAHLGLGLEAYATVTSPIRKYNDLHNHRVLRAAAQGEKASTLADDKIESLQESLVRGRQANRALEQWLYAQFIEKKVGQEFTGKITLVNGAGIGVRLDDFGIDGFVRMNGDKKNLPAFDGKHLVLTHNEQRFHLEQEVSVKVASVDVDKRRIAFELNAEKTKAADAAQK encoded by the coding sequence ATGCTGAATGCCGACGCTCTAAAACAACTTTCGCAACTGAAAACAGATATTCGCTCCAGTAAGGAGTTTGCCGAAGGCCGGGTTCGCGGCAGTAACGGCAAGTTTGGCTTCGTTGAGTTGGATGACGGGAGGGAAGCCTTCCTACCTCCCAATGAAATGGAGCGTGTATTTCCCGGTGACCGGGTTCGAGTAAGTCTCTCCGAAGAGAACAAGGGTAAACTCGCGGCAGAGCTCGATGCATTGATCGACAGCCAGCTCGACTACCTTGTTGGCCAGTATGTACAGCGCGGCCAGGGCCACTTTATCCAGCCCACGCAAAATGGCCTGTCCCGCTGGATTTTTCTCCCTCCCAAGGCTCGCGGCAAGGCCCAGCCGGGAGAGTTTATTGCCTGCAAAGTAAACCGCCATCCATTTAAAGACGGCAGAGCCCAGGCCAAGGTGGAAACCGTTATCGGCAAGCCCGATATGCCCGGTATCGAACACGCCTATGTTGTCGCCCAATTCAAGCTACCTGAGCAATTTGGTGCCGCTGCACAAAAGCAGGCGGACACAATTGCGGAGAAACTGACAACAGTTACCGGTGAGCGCACCGAACTTTCCGAGCTGGGCTTCGCAACTATCGATGCAGAAACCACTCGCGATATGGACGACGCTCTGGCCGTAAGCAGCCGTGACGGGGGCTGGACCCTGCACATTGCTATTGCAGACCCATCGTCGCTAATTGATGAGAACAGCCCCCTGGATAAAGAGGCGTTTAATCGGGCCCACAGCCAGTATTTACCAGGCGAAACCCTACCTATGCTGCCACGCAACCTGTGTGAGAACCTGTTCTCCCTGGTTCCCGGCGAGCTGCGCCCCGCCCTGGTTATCCATATCGATATCGATAGCGATGGCACCATTGGCAATAGCCGCTATGAATTTGCCGCTATTCGCTCCCAGCACAAACTGAGCTATGAACAAGTCAGCCGCTTTATTGAGGGTGACGACTCCGCCGTGCCCCAGGAGCAACAGGACAGTCTGCGTAATTTGGCGGCGATCTACGAAGCGCGCGCCGCATACCGTGCCAGCCACTCACTGGCAATGGAAGATCGCCCGGACTATGAAATCCGCTTGAACGATCAGCGCAAGATCGAGCGTATCGAAAAGCAGGAACGCAATATCGCTCAGCGAATGGTCGAGGAAGCCATGCTCGCTACCAATATCAGTATGGGTGGCAAACTCGCCGAGATTGAGCAGGGCTGCTTCTCTGTTCATTTGGGCTTCCGCGAAGAGCGCATGGGAGAAGTTCGCAGCCTGCTGAAAGAACTGCTGCCTGAGCATGCAGAGGCCGATCTGGGGCAACTGGAGCATTACCTTGCACTGGTTAAGCACCTGGAAAACCATGAAGAGCCGCAGATGAACAACCTGCTCGCCGTGCTCAAGCGTATGCTGCGCCCGGGCCAGCTCGATAACAAGGTAGGGGCTCACCTGGGACTGGGCCTCGAGGCCTACGCCACCGTCACCTCTCCAATTCGCAAGTACAACGACCTGCACAACCACCGCGTTCTGCGCGCTGCTGCGCAGGGAGAGAAAGCCTCCACCCTGGCCGATGATAAAATTGAATCCCTGCAGGAAAGCCTGGTTCGCGGTCGCCAGGCCAACCGAGCCCTTGAGCAATGGCTCTACGCTCAGTTTATCGAGAAGAAAGTTGGCCAGGAATTTACAGGGAAAATCACACTGGTAAACGGCGCAGGCATCGGCGTGCGACTCGACGACTTTGGTATTGACGGCTTTGTGCGCATGAATGGCGATAAGAAGAATCTGCCCGCCTTCGATGGCAAGCACCTGGTTCTTACGCACAATGAACAACGCTTCCACCTAGAACAGGAAGTTTCAGTTAAAGTAGCATCTGTCGATGTAGACAAACGACGCATCGCCTTTGAACTGAACGCTGAAAAAACTAAGGCTGCCGACGCGGCTCAAAAATAA
- a CDS encoding pitrilysin family protein — MDLRPLLISVAIAITGLTACGKSTDDTPHALSVDKEAAASSKAAASDKEAYVPPPKLEIPFHKEVLPNGLTVIVHEDHKAPVVSTNLWYKVGSKDEPPGKTGFAHLFEHLMFNGSENFPGEYFEPFQRSGATDMNGTTSNDRTNYFVTVPKGALDMALWMESDRMGHFKGAITQEVLDEQRGVVKNEKRQGENAPYGKAFDIIAKSTFPKGHPYSWTPIGSMEDLDNASLEDVKKWFEDHYQPANAVLVIAGDVTVKDAMAKVRKYFGDIPSTGVQPRIKNWELPTQVKKREVVYDQVPQTRIYKVWNVPAVGSEVEDALELMTSLLANRKNSLLYRRLVRDEQVATSVSAFYYGRQLAGQLMIIVDVKPGQSVEKVEDLLNKELKEFAKNGVNADELRRVKQSEFAGLVKGLEKTGGFGGKSDILAQSEFYFGDPGALIEGVEDYAKVSALEVQEVAEQWLKEDSYTLIMEPKQKYTAAAEGADRSKLPEVDKNVELELPKQKEFTLKNGLKVVLAERHDTPVVLMNLQFRSGASADKNKPGLASVAAQMLNEGAGDLDSLEFSSRSEELGVNIGGGSGLDYNNISMSALKTQLEPSLELFEKVVTEPRFPESDLERVKSNRLDAIAQEKAQPQGLAMRELPPLLFGENHPYGSPLTGSGTPEGIKSITREDLVNFQKTWVRPDNATLTIVGDVTEKEIEPLLNETLGKWTAPKSELPKIEVAKVPRPEKARVYLLDRPGAQQSYIMAGLLMPPWQPQGAEAFDAMTNIIAGKFTSRVNMNLRENKHWSYGARAVSLDTEGQRPYILFAPVQTDKTAPAIKELVKEYEEYLGERPITAKELEDYQNDEVLKQSARFQTKGQLLSSINWQVEKGLPEEYIAEYPQRVSALNKEKVEASAKEYLAPDQFTWVIVGDLSKIKGEVEALDIGPVEVLPAKD, encoded by the coding sequence ATGGACTTGCGTCCGCTACTTATCAGCGTTGCCATCGCTATTACTGGCCTTACCGCTTGCGGAAAGTCTACCGATGATACGCCTCATGCGCTTTCGGTGGATAAGGAAGCAGCAGCCAGTAGTAAGGCTGCTGCATCCGATAAAGAGGCGTATGTCCCGCCACCCAAGTTGGAGATTCCTTTCCATAAGGAAGTATTGCCCAATGGCTTGACGGTGATTGTGCATGAAGACCACAAAGCCCCCGTTGTTTCTACCAATCTCTGGTACAAAGTAGGCTCTAAGGATGAGCCGCCAGGTAAAACCGGATTTGCTCATTTATTTGAGCACTTGATGTTTAACGGTAGCGAAAACTTTCCAGGGGAATATTTCGAACCCTTCCAGCGCTCTGGGGCCACCGATATGAATGGCACCACCAGCAATGACCGTACCAATTATTTTGTCACCGTGCCCAAAGGCGCCCTGGATATGGCGCTGTGGATGGAGTCCGACCGAATGGGGCATTTCAAAGGTGCAATTACCCAGGAGGTTTTGGACGAGCAGCGCGGTGTTGTAAAGAATGAAAAGCGCCAGGGGGAGAATGCACCTTATGGCAAAGCGTTCGATATTATTGCCAAGAGCACCTTCCCCAAAGGACACCCCTATTCGTGGACGCCGATTGGCTCGATGGAGGACCTGGATAACGCCAGTCTTGAAGATGTCAAAAAATGGTTTGAGGACCATTATCAGCCCGCTAATGCAGTTTTGGTAATTGCGGGTGATGTTACGGTCAAAGATGCGATGGCCAAGGTGCGCAAATATTTTGGTGATATCCCGAGCACAGGAGTACAACCGCGCATTAAGAATTGGGAATTACCCACCCAAGTGAAAAAGAGGGAGGTGGTTTACGACCAGGTGCCCCAAACTCGAATTTACAAGGTTTGGAATGTGCCTGCAGTGGGTAGTGAAGTTGAAGACGCGCTGGAATTAATGACTTCCCTTCTCGCTAATAGAAAAAACTCTCTTCTTTACCGCCGTTTGGTTCGCGATGAGCAAGTGGCCACCAGTGTCAGCGCTTTTTATTACGGCCGTCAGCTTGCAGGTCAGTTGATGATTATCGTCGACGTGAAACCTGGGCAGTCTGTAGAAAAAGTTGAAGATTTACTGAATAAAGAATTAAAGGAATTCGCAAAAAATGGTGTGAATGCAGATGAGCTGCGCCGGGTTAAACAGAGTGAGTTTGCCGGGCTGGTAAAGGGGTTGGAAAAAACCGGTGGTTTTGGTGGTAAGAGTGACATCCTTGCCCAGTCGGAGTTTTATTTTGGCGATCCCGGAGCCTTGATAGAAGGCGTGGAGGATTATGCAAAAGTATCCGCTCTCGAAGTTCAAGAAGTGGCTGAGCAGTGGTTGAAAGAGGACTCCTACACCTTAATTATGGAGCCGAAGCAGAAGTATACGGCAGCGGCGGAGGGTGCTGACCGCAGTAAACTTCCTGAGGTAGACAAAAATGTAGAGCTGGAACTGCCAAAACAAAAAGAATTTACCCTCAAAAATGGATTAAAGGTTGTTCTGGCCGAACGCCACGATACTCCCGTTGTACTGATGAATCTACAATTTCGCAGTGGCGCCTCCGCAGATAAAAATAAGCCGGGTCTGGCTTCAGTTGCGGCGCAAATGCTGAACGAAGGTGCGGGTGATCTGGATAGCCTGGAATTTAGCTCTCGCTCAGAAGAGCTTGGTGTAAATATTGGTGGTGGTAGCGGCCTTGATTATAACAATATCAGCATGAGTGCCCTTAAGACGCAGCTGGAGCCATCGCTGGAGCTATTTGAGAAGGTGGTTACTGAACCTCGTTTCCCAGAGTCCGACCTGGAGCGGGTTAAGTCCAATCGCCTGGATGCAATAGCCCAGGAAAAAGCCCAGCCTCAGGGCTTGGCTATGCGTGAACTGCCGCCGCTGCTATTTGGAGAAAACCACCCTTATGGCTCTCCCTTGACGGGATCGGGTACTCCCGAGGGAATTAAGTCCATAACCCGTGAGGATCTGGTTAATTTCCAAAAGACCTGGGTGCGACCGGATAATGCAACCCTGACGATCGTGGGGGATGTTACTGAAAAAGAAATAGAGCCTCTGCTGAATGAAACTCTCGGAAAGTGGACTGCTCCTAAATCAGAGCTTCCCAAAATTGAAGTTGCCAAGGTGCCCCGCCCAGAAAAAGCTCGAGTTTATTTGCTTGACCGGCCCGGCGCACAACAGAGTTATATCATGGCAGGTCTGCTGATGCCGCCTTGGCAGCCGCAGGGAGCTGAAGCTTTTGATGCGATGACAAATATTATTGCCGGAAAGTTTACGTCCAGGGTCAATATGAATCTTCGTGAGAACAAGCATTGGTCCTATGGTGCCCGCGCGGTTTCCCTGGATACTGAAGGGCAGCGTCCCTATATTCTCTTTGCTCCTGTGCAAACTGATAAAACAGCTCCAGCCATTAAAGAATTGGTAAAAGAGTATGAGGAGTATTTAGGGGAGCGCCCTATTACTGCGAAAGAGCTTGAGGACTACCAGAATGATGAAGTCCTGAAGCAAAGTGCTCGATTCCAGACCAAAGGGCAGTTGCTTTCCAGTATTAATTGGCAGGTGGAGAAGGGGCTTCCAGAGGAATATATTGCCGAATACCCACAGCGGGTTTCAGCACTGAATAAGGAAAAAGTGGAGGCCTCCGCGAAGGAGTATCTTGCGCCAGATCAATTCACCTGGGTGATTGTTGGGGATCTAAGTAAGATTAAAGGCGAGGTTGAAGCCTTGGATATTGGCCCCGTTGAGGTGCTTCCAGCAAAGGACTGA
- a CDS encoding Glu/Leu/Phe/Val dehydrogenase dimerization domain-containing protein, whose amino-acid sequence MSIFSHSAYDKHEQVAFYQDAKSGLKAIIAVHNTNLGPSLGGCRMWPYADDGEALNDVLRLSRGMTYKSAMAGLKLGGGKAVIIGDPRKEKTPELLRAMGEFINTLGGRYITAEDSGTSVSDMSVIGETTEFVSGLFAGSEYGGDPSPSTAYGVFVGLKAAVEHRWGKTDLTGLKVSIQGVGNVGFRLGKLLKDAGAELFVTDIFQDNIDRAVTELGAIAVTADEIFDLDVDLFAPCAMGAILNDDTISRLKVQAIAGAANNQLAEERHAEVLREKGILYAPDYVINAGGIIDVYYQQKGDYDAEEVRAHIEEIGSTMKEVFERADETGQTTAHVADRVAEERFGHHTVVGEAEDKSGTVAA is encoded by the coding sequence ATGAGTATTTTTTCCCATTCCGCCTACGATAAACACGAACAAGTGGCGTTTTACCAAGATGCAAAGAGTGGCTTGAAGGCCATTATCGCGGTACACAATACGAATTTGGGTCCTTCACTGGGTGGCTGCCGCATGTGGCCCTACGCCGACGATGGCGAGGCCCTGAATGATGTTCTTCGCCTTTCCCGTGGTATGACTTATAAGTCTGCGATGGCTGGTCTCAAGTTGGGTGGTGGCAAAGCCGTAATTATTGGTGATCCGCGCAAGGAAAAGACCCCTGAGTTACTGCGCGCTATGGGTGAGTTTATTAATACCCTGGGCGGCCGCTATATCACCGCTGAAGATTCCGGCACAAGTGTGTCTGATATGAGTGTTATCGGTGAGACAACCGAGTTTGTTTCCGGCCTGTTTGCGGGCTCCGAGTATGGTGGTGATCCTTCCCCTTCGACTGCTTACGGTGTATTTGTCGGCCTGAAAGCTGCGGTGGAACACCGCTGGGGCAAGACTGACCTGACCGGCTTAAAAGTGTCTATTCAGGGTGTGGGCAACGTTGGTTTCCGCCTGGGTAAACTATTGAAAGATGCCGGTGCGGAACTGTTTGTCACCGATATTTTCCAAGACAACATCGATCGCGCGGTTACCGAGCTGGGTGCCATAGCCGTAACTGCCGATGAGATTTTTGACCTGGACGTAGATCTGTTTGCCCCCTGTGCGATGGGAGCAATTCTCAACGATGACACCATCAGCCGCTTGAAAGTGCAGGCTATTGCTGGTGCGGCCAACAACCAGTTGGCGGAAGAGCGCCATGCTGAAGTGCTTCGCGAGAAAGGTATTTTGTACGCACCGGACTATGTCATTAATGCTGGCGGTATTATCGACGTTTACTACCAGCAAAAAGGTGATTACGACGCTGAAGAAGTGCGCGCTCATATCGAAGAGATTGGCAGCACGATGAAAGAAGTGTTCGAGCGTGCCGATGAAACCGGCCAGACCACCGCTCACGTAGCGGACCGGGTTGCCGAGGAGCGCTTTGGTCACCATACGGTTGTAGGTGAGGCCGAAGATAAGTCTGGTACTGTGGCAGCGTAA